AATAGAGCATAGAATAAAACCAGCTCTAAATTTATGacaatttttttatgttctGTGTATTTAATGTAGTATTGAGTTAATCAGTTTATAAGTGAATACATGGTTTTTTCGTGACTTTGCTAAGGTAGAATGACTTGAACATTGTTTACCATCttactgtttttcttttctcttcctACATGGATTGAGCGCTGCCACCCAATGTCTCACCTTATTCAGCTGACAAATTGTTGGAAATCTTTTCTAGTTGTGTAGTAGTGACTAAATCTTGATCTTTTTCTGTCTAGTGCTTAATAGAAACCATGCCTCGTTAACACTGTTGTTACATGTAGAACCTCAGAATGCAGACATGAATTTGTATGAAGTAAATAGTGCTGTGTGGAGACCTTGTATCCTGCTTGCTGCAATAAAATTTGTTAATCTTTGCCATTGCTTCTCCCAGTGGGATTGGTCCATTCATTGACAGGGTAGCTCTTTCCAAGGATGTAGTACTTTATGCCGATGAGGATGAATGGTCGAGTTATTAAAATATGTGCTTCACATTGAGTTGCGTATATAATGGTCATCACACCTTTGTATGCTAATACATACTTGCCATGGTAAAAGTAAGCAGCGATGATGGCTGTTCGTATTTGGCTTCGTAAGGAATCTTGGTCATGCTATATATCTGGTGCATTTTTCACTGATAAATCGCAGGCTACTTCCATGTTCAATGATCATTTGGACAAATGACATACATTTCATTGCATAGACTTTATTGATAAAAGTAAAGTGACTTTAAGTTCTAGTTGACCTTAGGTTTGGGTTGTGTTTGCaactttttcaaaatttctaaGTTTTTCTAAAGCTTTTTTGAAGGTCGGACCAATTTTGCTTTTCAGCTTAAAGGTCTTCTTATAGACCAACCTATAATATGTTTAAACTTTCAAGCTGATTATTTTAAGTTTGATGACCAAATaataaaccaaaaaaattagaatatgaGTATAtcgttttattttaaattttaaagatttatattaaagtaaaaataaaaatattatatgcaATTTTGAGCCGGACACTATGATTGTCATAAATGAAAATTGGTAGATAGAGTTGTGCTTGCTTGTTGTATTGATATATAAGTCGTACCTAATTTTTCGTTCCAGAACAAAAGCATAAATACAATACTCTACTACTAGTAACTAAATGAATTGTTATGTGTATGGTTTATTGACAGtgtgaagaacgaacctacggttgtgatgatcgaaatgcaaaattaatgaaatgacaacatgcaaggaagaacacaagcgaattacgtggttcggcgtaagcctacatccacgggcagaatctggtgtgtttctttattgatcactcgagaaattacaaacataagagcactcaaaactctcaagaatttacaagatggaaaaccctcaactcgcccgaaaacttcttgcttcgagagctaaaaacgcacagctgaaagataacacttcctctcttgaattctctctctatcacttttgatttctgttgttgttgttggttccggaatgaatcgcaactcccttaagaagtatcgatcaagaaaaccgccgaacagcttcctttgccgaacagcttccaattgccgaacagcttccaattgctgaacagcttccttttgccgaacagcttccaattgccgaacagcttcttTTGCCGaacacggttataaccgtttccaacggctagttcctgttttggttcccaacggctatttcctgacttgattcttccaccagctcaatccgatcttgatgagctcaaacactaacaaatcctccacctttgagcaatctaagatccatcaccaccagttccaccttccttcccatacttacaaatttcggaccaccccaaccaaatccAAGCAATGTCGGAACTTGGATCTTGGTAGGGCTTTAGTAAGTGCATCGGCCGCATTGTGCTCGGTGCtgaccttctcaatcttcaccgcacccttctcaacctcatctcgaatgaaatgcagcctcacgtctatatgtttgctgcgttcatgatatgtctgatgtttcgagagacaaatcgcgctattgctgtcgcacttgatcacaacattctcttgcttcaccccaaaatcaccaactatacccctaagccagaagctttcctttactgcctcagcaagagctatatactctgcctccgtcgtcgatagagccaccacagattggagattagacttccagctcaccgcggagccgaacaaggtaaatatgtacccagattgtgagcgcctattatcaaggttagctgcataatctgaatcgcaaaacccaataatgctatccttatctccttcattctctgatttgaacattattcccagatcactacttcctttgagatacttgagaatccctttcaaagccaaccagtgctctcttcccggacaggacatgtatctgctcaccacgcttaccgcatgagaaatatcaggccttgtgcatatcatcatatacatcacactcccaactatgttggaataaggtatctggctcatctctctttcttcttgctgaTTTCTGGGACATTGTGATTTGGACAGCTTAGTCTGTTGTGATAGTGGAACTGAGGTTGTTCTACTCTTGTCAATCTGATATTTGCGCAGTACTTTCTGAATGTAGCCTTCTTGGGACAACCACAACACCCTCTTATCTGCATTTCTGAatatatccattcccaaaatcttgctagcactccccagatccttgatttcaaatccctttttcaataaggctttcaccctatctagctcctgtctatctggtccagcaagcaagatgtcgtctacatataatagcaaatacacagcaggtccctcagactttgatttgaagtagacacaactatcatatctggaatttataaatcccatactctgcatatgttcatcaaacttgatatgccattgtctacttgcttgcttcaaaccgtatagacttttctttagtagacaaaccttatcttcactcccatgtatcacaaatccctctggctgattcatgtatatagtttcctcaagctctccatgaagaaaggctgtcttcacatcaagttggtccaaaaaccaacttctttgagcaactatagctagcaaaattctgattgaggcatgctttaccactggagaaaatacttcattatagtctattccctcctcttgtgtgaacccccgagctacaagcctagccttgaacctaatcttgttcccaacctccaactttttcttgtatatccacttacaaCTCACTGGTTTTTGTGTGGAAGGTCTCTTCACAAGCACCCATGTCTTGTTCTTGATCAGGGACTGTATCTCATCTATCATAGCCCCCATCCACTGCTTGCTCTCCTTAGAACTCATAGCTTCCTTGAAGCTTGAAGGCTCTGCATACTCTATGTTTTCTGCAACACATAGTGCATATAGCAAGTATTCTTCTTCACTGTATCTTGTAGATGGTTTAGGGATTCTTCTGACCCTATCTCTGGCTAGAACATAGTCACCCAAATCCTGCTGCACTTCTTCAGGGTTCAAGACATCAGcatctgcttcttcttgttcactatgatttcccatctgctgttcaggctcagcaattctatctgctccagaaacctccacctgaactgattcctcagcctcctcaggttctggaacacccatctccaccatcctctcaggctctggttctttctcagaatgagatggcctctggctctcttgagccttttctagaaatggcatcctactttcttcaaattgcacatctctagagataataactttctgatttcctggctctatgcaccacagtctgtagcccttcactcccttttggtatccaatcatcacacatctcaagGCCCTTGGCTCCAACTTACCTTGCTTGATGTGTGCATAAGCCATACAACCAAAAATCTTCATATTCGAATAATCCATGGcctttccataccatctctgatcaggagtgtcaaaagctatagctgaagaaggacttctattgatgagaactgctgccatactcacagcctcaccccagaatctcttagccattccagagccaaagagcatacatctaactcgctctaggatggttctattcatgcgctcagcaactccattctgttggggattagatggagatgtcctatgcctcttcatacctttctgcttgcagaaagaatcaaactccccactcagaaattccagcccattatcagttcttaaacacttcaaagaacaccctttctccacctccacttccctacaccactccttgaatttcatgaatgtctctgacttttccttcaagataaacacccataattttctagaaaaatcatcaataatggatagaaagtatctacctccacccaatgaagctggtgtagctgggccccacaagtcactgtgggcatagtctagtggtgactttgagctgtgaattcctcttccatagggcagtttcttactctttccgagcacacattgctcacacaaacccaactgctcattgggattttccagcttaatcagctccttcttggccaattctttaattccagtttctcccaagtgtccgagtctgagatgccacattcttaagtctaatacctgcaccagattcacagatccagtaaccacacttgcctttagatagtatagacttctctttctctcagccatcataacaacatcaccattcttgacgatgttcataatcccatcagataatatgcaattatatcctgctgcatccaacactccaatagagatcaaattcctcttaatctctGGAATAAACCTCACACCAGTGAGTAACCTGATGGAGCCATTATGAAGTCTAAGCCTGATGGACCCAATTCCTCTGATTCTGCATATCTGGTCATTTCCTAacaaaactgatccagctgcattcttgatttcctcaaaatgacttctagttggacacacgtggaagctacatccagaatccatgatccatggaagttcttccatgtcctcagtcacacacagagcctccgggaccaccaactcttctgcaatatcagcattgttcttgccattctcttcctcggcctgcttcttcttccaaacccaacaattcttctttatgtggcctggtttcttgcagtgatggcatgatctggtctctttccagtcagctgtcttgtttttccatggcttcttctgtgactttcttttcacattcttcttgtgatcagcaacactcagactctcagacaccatttcagtggactttggattagatttctggatttccttgagctttagagcagagtacacctcttcatatccaatcttggactctctaccaagaagtatagcatccttgaaatgctcataacttggtggcaaggaattcaacaacatcagagccttgtcctcatctttaatctcttcatcaatgttctcaagatcatcgatgcatttcccaaattcttcgagctgttccaacacaccttttccatcagcaatcttgaaagtgagaagtttctgcttcaggtgcagccgatttgccaaggatttggccatgtataatgactccaacttggaccaaactccagccgctgtctcctcctttgaaacttctctgaggactctgtcattgaggttgagtatcaaggtactatatgccttgtactctctgtcttgagcctttgccttctccttttcatcaggcTCGGGCTTCTTCTCCTCATTACTGCCTCCACCATTTAGGGTTTCCCATAAACCCTGTTGCATCAAGATTgctttcatcttcagcctccataggccaaaatcatttcggcctgtgaacttttcaacATCAAACCTTGCTGCAGCCATTATTCAAACAGGTTGAGCGCCTTCTTGAGGAAGCAAAGAAAGAACTCCCAAAACTTTATGCCTTCTCGATCAATTCAGTGGACgaatttcccacagacggcgccacgttgtgaagaacgaacctacggttgtgatgatcgaaatgcaaaattaatgaaatgacaacatgcaaggaagaacacaagcgaattacgtggttcggcgtaagcctacatccacgggcagaatctggtgtgtttctttattgatcactcgagaaattacaaacataagagcactcaaaactctcaagaatttacaagatggaaaaccctcaactcgcccgaaaacttcttgcttcgagagctaaaaacgcacagctgaaagataacacttcctctcttgaattctctctctatcacttttgatttctgttgttgttgttggttccggaatgaatcgcaactcccttaagaagtatcgatcaagaaaaccgccgaacagcttcctttgccgaacacggttataaccgtttccaacggctagttcctgttttggttcccaacggctatttcctgacttgattcttccaccagctcaatctgatcttgatgagctcaaacactaacagACAGCTTATCATAGCCAAAGAATTGAACTCGTCTAGCAAATTTGGGCATTATATGGGGGCCATTTTGTAGTTAATATTGCTTCAGCACATGAGTTATGCACATGTATATTTTTCCAATACTTTAAAACGAGATAATTATGTACTGTAGTATAGATATGCACTTTTGTAAATcgatattaaaatttattatgaTAAAAAGAGATCGTATACGATTTTAGAAATATGAATTTAGTCCGGCTACTAAAACGAGGTTAACCAATTGTTTTCTttctaaaaatatattcataaaTTCAGATGATCTCAGAGAgtataattatttgtaaaataaaatggaaaaattagCGCTTAACTATTCAAAAGGCGTCGTATACTTATGCACTACTCCTGAACTACCGTTCGACCTTATCGTCATCAGTGGCATCGCGCGGTGCTGATAGCcgcatattttaaaattaatgcgAATTTATGAATTGTAGTGGGACTGAGACTGGATTTGGCCGACTTCGGGATTGAGAATGACTGAGTATGAGCAAGAATTGATCGTCCAGGAAATAGGTTGAGAATTTTTGTATTCATCCCATACTATGCGGAGATTATACTATGCGGAGATTGGTGAAATAAGTGTTGACATCAGATGATCCTTGAGAGAGAGACATGAGTTGCTGCATGAGTTGATAGATTCGAGTTGGATCACATGTGGAGAAACGTTCCTTCAGATCGTACCGGATTGCATATGCATCATCGAGGTACATAATGCTCGAGCATATTTGTGGAGATACAGAGTTGCGTAACCATGAAATGACCATGCTATTGCAACGAATCCATGGCTGATAGAGTAGATCATCACGAGCTGGACGAAGGATGGATCCATCAACAAATACAAGTTTGTTTTTGGCGAGCAGAGCAGTGCTGAAGGATCTGCTCCATGCGACGTAATTAGATCCAGTAAGTTGTTGTGGAACAAGGATGATCCCCGGATTATCACTAGGATGAAGGAAGTATGGATTGGATGTGTCATCGGTAGGTAGCTGAGCAGCACGATTGCGATTAGCCATCACACAAGAGAGATGATAAATCGAAGAAGGTTGAGATTTGGAGGAGATTAGAAAGAGAATGTGGAAGCTTTTGTCACTGATACCATAATAAATCTATGAAGATTAACTCCATAAACATGAAGGAGTTGGAGAAGACGAGAGAAGAGATAttttggagagaatattcaaatcttattcaATGAATGAAAATGAGTACAAAACACCTTATATAACCGGTGCATATCTAACTAACTcatttaactaactaactaacatcCAACTGTCATTAACTAACTCTTATCTAACTAACTCAACCTCTTCGCATCCATGGCTGAGCTTGTGTGAGTGAGACGTATGGGAGTTGTATGGAGTTGCATGGCTGGCTGTTGCTGCATGATGAGATAGCATAATTGATATTGtctaatttaatataaaattaatatgtacAAACAGATCTCGCGTTCCAATAATTTTCTTTCACCcactttaatttataaaattaaataattttattaaaattcgtaaagttcaaatatgagatatttaattaTAGATTGAAGACCGAAGGAATACTAATTTGTACATATATAAAGTGTTGGGGACCATGGCCACATGCCACAATGTAGCTACTATGTCATTGACTATTGACAGACACGTTGATTATATAACTAATGTAATTTCAACTGTATCTTTTTTTGATATGGACAAACACTACGTGTTGAAAATATTTATGAGTTACATCTCCACTCTCAAATGTCGTTCATCGCACAAATTTTCGTATATATTTTGGTTTTTCTGTACCATTAGAAACATTTCTAGAAACAATGCGCTGAATTCCACCCTTATTAATACCCCTAACATGGTTGGCCtaatcaattaaatattcaataataaattttcaaaatccactccaattacCCAACTCCTATTTAGTGAGATGTGTTACCTAATGAAGTTAGAAGACTCCCATTGCGAATTTTCTTGTTCGATGATTGAAATAATGGAATAAATTCATTGTCGGTTAGAAGGAAAATTCATTAATGGGACCCATTGCATCTAGTATGGTTGTCAATTTGGATATAGGGTATACCCGACCCTATCCAAAAATTATGGAGTACTAGATATTGAAAAAATCGGATAGGAGGTATGGAATCGGATATTGACTTACCTATGATTGATACCCAAAATATTGGATAACAGTATAGATGGGAAACTTTGATACAGTCAAATCTAGGTGATTATCCCTCATTgcttattatttagttaattaataatttatcatATCTTGTCATACATGCTCAGaattattttcttgatttataattattttcttgtttcttaAATTAGGGTATTTAGCTTTATAAATagggacattgttattcatttgaatcattcaagaaatatcaaattacaATTTCAATCTCTGTTGATAGACGGACTTTACTTTTGCGACTTCCTTACTTTGTTCTACATTCGTGTTAAGGGATTTACCCTTAACAATCTATAGATCGTAGTAGTTCGCCAACCTCTCTAACTAACATACGACTTACCTATGATTTTGGGTATCACGCGGATAATCTCCGATTATCTGATTTGTACCCTAAGTCAAAATgtcaattaaataaatagagtTAGGGCATTGTCattcttttcttattttctaaATAAATTATGTAACGGCCGTGATCAATGCATTAATTGAACAATAAATTACTAGAGTAATGACTAATTAATTATTCAGTTATTTTCTAACTCCAGCTCTTATAACACAACACACTGTTTTAGTATTACAAGAGTAATgactaattaattataattacgTTTATCTGATTTTTCTGTGACTATATATACACTTCTTAAATCGAGGAGAGGAAAACATTATCAAATCAAGTTATTCCAATGTCTCTTTCAAGAATGACATTTGGTTTATTGGTGATTTTTTCTTGCATTATTGTACAAAAATGCAAAAGTCATGAAACAAGAGGATATGGAGGAGATGGTCCTCCGGTGCAATGTAATAAAATTGAATGTCCGGCATTTACTATTATTCACAGTGAAAAGGAATTTGAAATAAGAAATTACAGTCAAGCTTTATGGGTAACAGCTCCGAGCGTCGTACAATACTCAATCATGGGTGGTATTGGAATAGGTGAAAAAATgtaagtttagtttttttatttttatgtcaaCCAATTGTAGGTTCTATTTGAAAATTaaacaaccaaattcaatttatatttatatttatagtatttaattggtaacaaattaaattatgttaaaatttaaaactctTTTTGTTCCATTTTCTAATAATTTATGTTTTGTCTACAGTTTGTGGGATTACTTCTATCGCAAGAATGAGCGAAACGAGAATATTATCAATGCAGGCCCACTGTTGATGATGGATGTCGTGAATTCAACTTATAAAGTTTATTTGTATGTGCCTAACAAGTATCAGAATGGTGGTCTTCCTAAACCTTTAATACAAGACGTGGAACAAGTGAAACTGCCTAAATATAAATATGCCGCGGTTAGGAGGATTGATGGTGAGATTACGCAGGAAATTGTATTAGCGCAAGTTGATTTACTCAAAAAACAATTGAAAGATACTACTACTTACAAACGGGCAGCAGATAATGATCAATTTACATATATTATGTATGATCGAAGAAGTTGGGTAGAAGGATATGAAATCCTTATCTGGTTTAACTAGCTACACTATAAATGAGTTGCAATAAATACTGATAAATTCAGTCTCAGTCATATATAAATGGCAAGTTTTACCACCCAATGGAAGAAGATGTGTATTTCTTATGACTTTGATTACATTATTTTTCCAGCTATAATTATAAGAATACATGCCAATAGTCGAGCATAGAACACTAGAAAGATATCCAATTATGGTTGGGTCAAAATTACACAATACTCTCTCATCCTAATCTAAAGTGAATTTGTGTTATAAATTCCATCTAAATAGATATAATTAAGAATGTAATTTAATGGCAACGAATTGTGTGAAATGTAAAATGAATCAAAATCAAGGAAGAAGATATGCTATTTTATTATCGGTGGTGAGTTTCGGAGATGATCTGAGGATTTACTTTAAGAGGTTATTCTTGTAATCTTTAATTAGTTTTTTGGCATTATTTATGAGATAATGCAATACTTATTCCGCactaagaattaaaaaaagtCAAAGTATGCATATTTTAGTCAGCGATCCCCTCTCTCTCGGTAGTTCGGTTTACATTACTCCACTCTTTGCGTTTCTACTTTTTGAGCAATTACTGCATaagtttttaatattttactaTTCCTGTTTGtaacttttattttgtttcccACAAATAACTATTTCAGATTTAtaggtttttatttaaaatttttatgttctcctcctccttccgttctatagtagttaattcattttatcatttttgcatGTTCCATAATAGTAaaatcatttctctttttagtaaaagtcaacacatttcttctctattattttattttgtcttgcAGTCTTACTTCAATccctcttcatctctctaccttttttcatttttttattttttcctttatttaactcatttaacacaatttttcttaatcttcattCCATGCTGGAAAGAAATATctccactattatggaacggagaAGTATTTGTTTACTTGTACTGTTATTTTATTATAGGATCAatagcaaaaaaaatattataaatttggaTCAAATTCTACTAGTATATCCAATAACtttcaaaatagcaaaatagcCTATCAATAATAATAAGTTTGACGATTAAATAAAAACTCTGATAATTTTATGTCATTATTTAATGATGTGGCGGTGATgtgtattaaaaatatagaCGTGGCATGGAAATTtaacttattatttttttataagagATCATTTCTAAATTAGTGAATAATCGTGTTTGATAGACAAGAATTTGAGAACTCTTTCTCACAATCTTAAATCCTGCTAATAAATCCGGATGTTTAATCCATGTCATCCACGTTATATGTTCTCTTGGTCCACGCCATGCTTAACTATGGAACGATTTAGAATTATGATTAAATAcgtcattttttaaaattatgaggagaatttaatcaaatttcttttttttcaggCTATATTCCTTttattaaaacataaattttaatttttatgaatacttctaaattatacttttatcttctttttaattaattgttaggataaaattaaaaattatttattcaataatCCGTATTTGTTCATAAATCTGTACACTAGCTCATTACTAGGAGTATTATTAAGACTCAAGAG
This sequence is a window from Salvia splendens isolate huo1 chromosome 5, SspV2, whole genome shotgun sequence. Protein-coding genes within it:
- the LOC121802892 gene encoding uncharacterized protein LOC121802892, with product MANRNRAAQLPTDDTSNPYFLHPSDNPGIILVPQQLTGSNYVAWSRSFSTALLAKNKLVFVDGSILRPARDDLLYQPWIRCNSMVISWLRNSVSPQICSSIMYLDDAYAIRYDLKERFSTCDPTRIYQLMQQLMSLSQGSSDVNTYFTNLRIV
- the LOC121802894 gene encoding uncharacterized protein LOC121802894, with translation MTFGLLVIFSCIIVQKCKSHETRGYGGDGPPVQCNKIECPAFTIIHSEKEFEIRNYSQALWVTAPSVVQYSIMGGIGIGEKILWDYFYRKNERNENIINAGPLLMMDVVNSTYKVYLYVPNKYQNGGLPKPLIQDVEQVKLPKYKYAAVRRIDGEITQEIVLAQVDLLKKQLKDTTTYKRAADNDQFTYIMYDRRSWVEGYEILIWFN